One part of the Vitis riparia cultivar Riparia Gloire de Montpellier isolate 1030 chromosome 6, EGFV_Vit.rip_1.0, whole genome shotgun sequence genome encodes these proteins:
- the LOC117916322 gene encoding F-box protein At1g30200-like translates to MTVTPLESSNSADSLLKWKAEFGRELESCVLLGATSFQRNDTISSIHEEYYKSLTADELKLRVMWMISSLFAASARHCLLKQFVDNNDHKMLCSVVIVDASKQGRLWIRQELLEELRTCVNSSMEKTRVPALMVKLWYVSMLELPESGRVMQGATLVIIGWPVPVDP, encoded by the exons atgaccgtcacgcccttagA ATCATCAAACAGCGCTGATTCTTTGCTGAAATGGAAAGCTGAGTTTGGGAGGGAGCTTGAGAGCTGTGTGTTACTTGGTGCAACATCTTTCCAAAGAAATGACACAATTTCAAGCATTCATGAGGAGTACTACAAATCATTGACTGCTGATGAGCTGAAACTGAGAGTTATGTGGATGATATCGAGTTTGTTTGCTGCTTCTGCAAGGCATTGCTTGTTGAAACAGTTTGTTGACAACAATGATCATAAGATGCTTTGTAGTGTGGTGATTGTTGATGCAAGTAAACAAGGAAGGCTATGGATAAGACAGGAACTACTTGAGGAGTTGAGAACTTGTGTAAACTCATCAATGGAGAAGACTAGGGTTCCAGCTCTGATGGTGAAGCTGTGGTACGTGTCTATGCTGGAATTACCAGAATCAGGCCGTGTAATGCAAGGAGCGACGCTTGTCATCATCGGATGGCCGGTACCGGTTGATCCATAG